Proteins encoded in a region of the Sulfitobacter albidus genome:
- a CDS encoding IclR family transcriptional regulator, whose protein sequence is MELLDLFSPDRAEIGLTDFVRLSKRDKATVHRHLTELAQNGFLEQNPDSRAYRLGPAVLRLAALRETLFPMRKILQPLVIELSEIVGELAHASLLQNDEMSPLVHADPKVHGIQVHFDVAEMLPLHATSSGLAALAFFPDATIDRLMARPLKKHTARTVADPSRMRDLIEGVRQYGLCTLADAFEDGVSSVGAPIFGQGCRVIGALAVAVPTSRAAPRKTHEIAGQLQRYARKATVALGGAYPKTFEDLPPNWSGTKFTVHRESKETEPNA, encoded by the coding sequence TTGGAACTATTGGATCTGTTTTCGCCGGACCGCGCCGAAATCGGCCTGACTGATTTTGTGCGCCTGTCAAAGCGTGACAAGGCGACGGTGCATCGTCATTTGACCGAATTGGCACAGAACGGCTTTCTGGAGCAGAACCCCGACAGTCGCGCCTACAGGCTGGGGCCTGCGGTGCTACGGCTGGCGGCCTTGCGCGAGACACTGTTCCCGATGCGGAAAATCCTGCAGCCGCTTGTGATCGAGCTTTCGGAGATTGTCGGCGAGCTGGCCCATGCCAGCCTGTTGCAGAACGACGAAATGTCGCCGCTCGTTCATGCCGACCCGAAGGTGCACGGCATTCAGGTCCATTTTGATGTGGCAGAGATGCTGCCGCTGCACGCGACGTCTTCCGGTCTTGCGGCACTTGCATTTTTTCCCGACGCGACGATCGACAGATTGATGGCGCGGCCCCTGAAAAAGCACACGGCGCGTACCGTTGCTGATCCGTCGCGGATGCGGGATCTGATTGAAGGGGTGCGTCAATACGGGCTGTGCACGCTTGCCGATGCCTTCGAGGACGGTGTGAGTTCGGTTGGCGCCCCGATTTTTGGCCAAGGATGCCGCGTGATCGGGGCATTGGCCGTCGCGGTCCCAACCAGCCGTGCGGCACCCCGCAAGACCCACGAAATCGCCGGTCAACTGCAACGCTACGCCCGCAAAGCGACGGTTGCGTTGGGCGGGGCTTACCCCAAGACATTCGAGGATCTGCCGCCCAACTGGAGCGGCACAAAATTTACAGTGCATCGCGAGAGCAAGGAAACGGAACCAAACGCATGA
- a CDS encoding glutamine synthetase family protein — translation MPDRLRALFVDHLSIPRGKYLPASKIGDGSSRFARATFGVHFDRDLLLDAPHAKVRDGAPDMELRWRGADIRPGWEPNTSVVLGDLFDVDGAPLPLCPRGALKRAIADWGAHGLSPKIGIELEAYAFQGGDDGRLRPYDAPGGVVYGTGPFADPMRINDVIWNKAHEMGFKLDLITAEYDSPQFEYTLSFDDALQALDDVVLFRQMAREVALDHGIVLTFLPKPISDMGGSGMHINFSLWDAEGQNALATGDRGGPDHLNDLSRGCLAGLVHHHKGLAGLIAPTTGSYRRLQPSSMSGYWRNWGGDHRGVTTRVSSEGGAKARLEHRMADASANPYTATAAVLQAARLGFEARYDLPPIETGDGFDKVDAKIGTAGTLRGAIMDLVADTALVTAVGSGLVENHAFMKEREFRKTRDMEPDALLDFYVWFV, via the coding sequence ATGCCGGACCGTCTTCGCGCCCTTTTTGTCGACCACCTTTCGATCCCGCGTGGCAAATACCTGCCCGCAAGCAAGATCGGCGACGGGTCGAGCCGTTTTGCACGGGCAACCTTCGGGGTTCATTTCGATCGCGACCTGCTGCTGGACGCACCTCATGCAAAAGTGCGCGACGGGGCGCCGGACATGGAACTGCGCTGGCGCGGGGCGGACATTCGTCCCGGATGGGAGCCGAATACATCGGTGGTGCTGGGTGATCTTTTCGACGTTGATGGGGCGCCGTTGCCGCTGTGTCCGCGGGGCGCGCTGAAACGCGCCATCGCCGACTGGGGGGCGCACGGCCTGTCCCCGAAAATCGGCATCGAATTGGAAGCCTACGCATTTCAAGGCGGGGATGACGGCCGCTTGCGCCCTTACGATGCGCCCGGTGGCGTTGTCTATGGCACGGGCCCTTTTGCGGATCCGATGCGCATCAACGACGTGATCTGGAACAAGGCCCATGAAATGGGCTTCAAGCTTGATCTGATCACGGCGGAATACGACAGCCCGCAGTTCGAATACACGCTTAGCTTTGATGATGCCTTGCAAGCGCTGGACGATGTGGTGCTGTTTCGTCAGATGGCGCGCGAAGTCGCCCTTGATCACGGGATCGTGCTGACCTTCCTGCCCAAGCCGATCTCGGACATGGGGGGCTCGGGCATGCATATCAATTTCTCGCTGTGGGACGCAGAGGGTCAGAACGCCCTTGCCACGGGGGACCGGGGCGGACCGGATCATCTCAATGATCTGTCGCGGGGATGCTTGGCCGGGCTGGTCCATCATCACAAGGGCCTGGCCGGTCTGATTGCCCCTACCACCGGATCCTACCGGCGTCTGCAACCGTCCTCGATGTCGGGCTACTGGCGGAATTGGGGGGGCGATCACCGCGGCGTCACGACCCGGGTCTCAAGCGAGGGCGGCGCAAAAGCGCGGCTGGAGCATCGCATGGCCGACGCAAGTGCGAACCCCTATACTGCGACCGCGGCTGTGCTGCAGGCCGCGCGTCTGGGGTTCGAGGCAAGATACGACTTGCCACCCATCGAAACGGGGGATGGGTTTGACAAGGTCGATGCAAAGATCGGAACAGCCGGAACCCTGCGTGGCGCCATAATGGATCTGGTCGCGGATACGGCTCTCGTCACTGCCGTGGGCTCTGGATTGGTCGAAAACCACGCATTTATGAAGGAACGCGAATTCCGCAAGACCCGCGATATGGAACCCGATGCGCTTCTGGATTTTTACGTGTGGTTTGTGTGA
- a CDS encoding SMP-30/gluconolactonase/LRE family protein, which yields MSIEVRMEGMRDIVDVDATLEKVASGFQFTEGPIWHPIEQHLTFSDIPGNEMFRLQADGTVVSFRKPSNMGNGNTYDGAGRMLTCQHASSSVTRTEIDGTVTTLATHFEGKELNSPNDIVVRNDGLIYFTDPTFGRMAYYGVERELEMGAQGVYCVTPDGETITRIADDFAQPNGLCFSLDHRTLYVNDTEHKHIRRFDVAADGTATGGDVWVEVTVGEGDGHPDGMKIDSLGNVYCTGPGGVHVISPDGETLGVIRMNEFTANFAWGGRDLTDLYFTSSTSLYRMKVKTPGLALF from the coding sequence ATGAGTATTGAAGTTCGCATGGAAGGGATGCGCGACATCGTTGACGTCGACGCAACGCTCGAAAAGGTGGCAAGCGGCTTTCAGTTCACCGAGGGACCGATCTGGCATCCGATTGAGCAACACCTGACGTTTTCCGACATTCCGGGCAACGAGATGTTTCGCCTACAGGCGGATGGTACGGTCGTGTCCTTCCGAAAGCCAAGCAACATGGGCAACGGCAATACCTACGATGGCGCGGGCCGCATGCTGACCTGCCAACATGCCAGCAGTTCGGTCACCCGAACCGAGATCGACGGGACCGTCACGACGCTCGCCACCCATTTTGAGGGCAAAGAACTAAACAGCCCCAATGATATCGTCGTGCGAAACGATGGGCTGATCTACTTCACCGATCCGACATTCGGGCGCATGGCGTATTACGGCGTGGAGCGAGAACTCGAAATGGGCGCGCAAGGGGTCTATTGCGTCACCCCCGATGGCGAGACGATTACACGCATTGCCGATGATTTCGCCCAGCCCAACGGGCTCTGCTTTTCGCTCGACCACCGAACACTTTACGTCAACGACACAGAGCACAAGCATATCCGTAGATTTGATGTGGCCGCGGACGGAACTGCGACGGGCGGCGATGTCTGGGTCGAGGTGACCGTGGGCGAAGGCGACGGCCACCCCGATGGCATGAAAATCGACAGCCTTGGCAACGTGTATTGTACCGGGCCGGGTGGGGTGCATGTTATTTCGCCCGATGGAGAAACGCTGGGCGTGATCCGAATGAATGAATTCACGGCTAATTTCGCGTGGGGTGGCCGGGATCTGACGGATCTCTATTTCACGTCCTCCACCTCCCTGTACCGGATGAAGGTCAAGACACCGGGGCTCGCCCTTTTTTGA
- a CDS encoding type 1 glutamine amidotransferase, translating into MHLAILVTNTDFSAFARARPLDDAKFASLIEDVRPAWSTTAFWVCRDEFPESYAAFDGVVITGSPASVNDGARWMEKLEHSVRDLVAAGVPIFGACFGHQIIAKALGARITRNPHGWSHGLIDIARVARMDWSGSTDRLALYGSHIEQVAKLPDGARRVFESPGCPIAGFAIGRSVFTVQHHPEMTKGFIIDLIGEYADHVGAEVTEQARRSVADRPADSMKFAGEIARFFEHARQ; encoded by the coding sequence ATGCATCTGGCGATCCTTGTCACCAATACAGATTTCAGCGCCTTTGCCCGCGCCCGACCGTTGGATGACGCAAAATTTGCCTCCCTGATCGAGGATGTCCGACCCGCGTGGAGCACCACCGCTTTCTGGGTCTGCAGGGATGAATTTCCCGAAAGCTACGCGGCCTTTGACGGCGTGGTGATTACCGGAAGCCCGGCGTCAGTCAACGATGGCGCGCGCTGGATGGAGAAACTTGAGCACAGCGTTCGCGATCTTGTTGCAGCGGGTGTGCCCATTTTTGGTGCGTGTTTCGGGCATCAGATCATTGCCAAGGCTTTGGGCGCGAGGATCACGCGCAATCCTCACGGCTGGAGCCACGGATTGATCGACATCGCCCGTGTCGCGCGCATGGATTGGTCAGGATCCACCGATAGGCTGGCGCTGTACGGCTCCCATATCGAGCAGGTCGCCAAGTTGCCGGATGGCGCGCGGCGGGTTTTCGAAAGCCCCGGATGCCCTATCGCGGGCTTTGCGATCGGTAGATCGGTTTTCACCGTGCAGCATCATCCGGAAATGACAAAGGGCTTCATCATCGATCTCATTGGGGAATATGCCGATCATGTGGGTGCGGAGGTGACTGAGCAGGCGCGCCGATCTGTCGCGGACCGTCCCGCCGACAGCATGAAATTTGCCGGGGAAATCGCCCGCTTTTTTGAGCACGCGAGGCAGTAG
- a CDS encoding aminotransferase class III-fold pyridoxal phosphate-dependent enzyme — MKDSNFLKENNGRQFWHPMTSPQDSIDNPPKIITEAEGVRLRDIDGHEVIDAVGGLWNVNLGYSCQPVKDAIAGQLNRLPYYSTFRGSSNDTAIELAYELNAFFAPDGMTRAFFTSGGSDSIETSLRLARQYHKLRGEPGRTKFLSLKKGYHGTHFGAASVNGNANFRTAYEPLMPGCFHIPAPYPYRNPFNETDPARLATLCAAALEDEIAFQGANTIAAMVMEPILGAGGVIPPHESFAPMVREICTRHGILLITDEVITAFGRTGAWSGARLWGIQPDMMATAKAITNGYFPFGAVMIGGHVQEVFENNPAAKIAHGYTYSGHPVGAAAALACLAETHRQNVPGNAATRGTQIYEGCLALMEKYEIIGDVRGGHGLMTAIEMVSDRSTKKPIGGDVAQVVQETAYQNGTMIRVSGPNIILSPPLILTEADAAGILSALDAGFAAV, encoded by the coding sequence ATGAAAGATTCGAATTTTCTGAAGGAGAATAACGGCCGCCAGTTCTGGCATCCCATGACCTCCCCCCAAGACAGTATCGACAACCCGCCCAAGATCATCACCGAGGCCGAGGGGGTGCGCCTGCGCGACATCGACGGGCATGAGGTGATCGATGCGGTCGGTGGGTTATGGAACGTGAACCTTGGCTATTCCTGCCAGCCCGTGAAGGACGCAATCGCCGGTCAGCTGAACCGGCTGCCCTACTACTCGACTTTCCGCGGGTCCTCCAATGATACCGCGATTGAGCTGGCCTATGAGCTGAACGCGTTCTTCGCGCCGGACGGCATGACCCGCGCCTTTTTCACCTCGGGCGGCTCGGATTCCATCGAGACCTCCCTGCGACTGGCCCGGCAGTACCACAAACTGAGAGGCGAGCCGGGACGCACCAAGTTCCTCAGCCTGAAAAAGGGCTATCACGGCACCCACTTTGGTGCGGCTAGTGTGAATGGCAACGCGAATTTTCGCACCGCCTACGAGCCGTTGATGCCGGGATGTTTTCATATTCCCGCGCCGTATCCCTATCGCAATCCCTTCAACGAGACCGATCCCGCGCGGTTGGCGACACTTTGTGCGGCAGCCCTTGAAGACGAAATTGCCTTTCAGGGCGCCAACACGATCGCCGCCATGGTCATGGAGCCGATCCTTGGGGCAGGCGGTGTTATCCCGCCTCACGAAAGCTTTGCGCCCATGGTGCGCGAGATCTGCACGCGTCACGGCATCTTGTTGATCACCGATGAGGTGATCACGGCTTTCGGGCGCACCGGTGCGTGGTCCGGTGCGCGGCTGTGGGGGATCCAGCCTGACATGATGGCGACCGCCAAGGCGATCACCAATGGTTATTTCCCTTTCGGTGCCGTGATGATCGGCGGGCATGTGCAAGAGGTCTTCGAGAACAATCCAGCTGCCAAGATCGCCCATGGCTACACCTATTCCGGCCACCCTGTCGGTGCTGCCGCCGCGCTTGCGTGTCTGGCTGAAACGCACCGACAGAACGTGCCAGGGAACGCCGCCACACGCGGGACGCAAATCTACGAAGGCTGTCTGGCGCTCATGGAGAAATACGAGATCATCGGGGATGTGCGCGGTGGGCACGGACTGATGACGGCGATCGAAATGGTCAGCGATCGCAGCACTAAAAAACCGATTGGCGGAGATGTTGCACAGGTTGTGCAGGAAACGGCCTACCAAAACGGTACGATGATCCGTGTTTCGGGTCCGAATATCATCTTGTCACCGCCACTTATCCTGACCGAGGCGGACGCGGCCGGTATCCTGTCAGCGCTCGACGCGGGCTTTGCCGCTGTCTGA
- a CDS encoding tautomerase family protein translates to MPFVNIRIVKQVIEHDPEGIKAQVQASVTDALSHAAQIPQENVWVTFEEIDETDWFAGGQRVKEIRANS, encoded by the coding sequence ATGCCATTTGTAAATATTCGTATCGTTAAACAGGTCATTGAACACGACCCCGAGGGCATCAAGGCGCAAGTCCAAGCCTCGGTGACGGATGCGCTTTCACACGCCGCGCAAATTCCGCAGGAGAACGTCTGGGTTACTTTCGAAGAGATTGATGAAACCGACTGGTTTGCCGGCGGTCAGCGCGTCAAGGAAATCCGGGCAAACTCATGA
- a CDS encoding GAF domain-containing sensor histidine kinase, with protein MPNAEKALECYLSIAKAIAGQTDYDLVLENFANQLRTLIAHDHLDIVLLHGFGTQICYEARMQTSWSHTTAPTKPTAKSPIRDVLLGHTAFILTGDAWADPRFNFEGADNKPLFDADLRSRIVVPLRVQGSLTGSLAISSHKTNFYDHGLVELAQGAADLVSAYLFALERGKQAKESAVAELEATGREAALRLGALRLTEGMERERQRLGMDLHDQTLADLARIRRRMSRIDGGSAAAQREINLVQDELDHCLEEVRGIVENMKPGVLQMFGFADAVEAHLQRCQKHAGRDIAMRIQDTSGNRMDSLPDTVRTAMFRIVQEAVNNALKHAACSTIDVCIARVDERLIVTVDDSGTGISDADLRSDSGISNIKTRADLISATVNFERLTNPKGTRVAISVPLTAGETLLT; from the coding sequence ATGCCTAACGCCGAAAAGGCACTTGAGTGTTATCTGTCGATCGCAAAGGCCATCGCCGGACAGACTGACTATGATTTGGTTTTGGAGAATTTCGCCAACCAGTTGCGGACGCTGATCGCGCATGATCATCTGGACATTGTTCTGCTACATGGTTTCGGGACGCAGATCTGTTATGAGGCGCGGATGCAGACCTCATGGAGCCATACGACTGCTCCGACAAAACCGACGGCAAAAAGTCCGATCCGGGACGTTTTGCTGGGACACACAGCGTTCATTCTGACGGGGGATGCATGGGCAGATCCGCGCTTCAACTTCGAGGGCGCCGATAACAAACCGTTGTTTGATGCGGATCTGCGCAGTCGCATCGTTGTGCCATTGCGGGTACAGGGGAGCCTTACCGGATCTCTTGCAATTTCCAGCCACAAGACGAATTTCTACGACCACGGTCTTGTGGAATTGGCGCAGGGGGCGGCTGATCTGGTTTCGGCGTATCTTTTTGCTCTTGAGCGGGGCAAGCAGGCCAAGGAGTCGGCGGTTGCGGAACTAGAAGCGACAGGGCGCGAAGCTGCGCTGCGGCTGGGGGCCTTGCGCCTCACGGAAGGTATGGAGCGCGAAAGGCAACGCCTGGGTATGGACCTGCACGATCAGACGCTGGCCGATCTGGCCCGCATCCGAAGGCGTATGTCACGGATAGACGGTGGCTCTGCCGCCGCGCAAAGAGAAATCAATCTCGTTCAGGACGAGCTGGATCATTGTCTCGAAGAAGTGCGCGGAATTGTCGAAAACATGAAGCCGGGAGTCCTGCAGATGTTTGGCTTTGCGGATGCGGTAGAAGCGCATCTGCAACGATGCCAAAAACACGCAGGCCGAGACATCGCGATGCGTATTCAGGATACGTCCGGCAATCGGATGGACAGTTTGCCCGATACGGTACGCACGGCGATGTTCAGGATTGTGCAGGAAGCCGTCAACAACGCGCTCAAACACGCCGCCTGCAGTACGATCGATGTCTGCATCGCGCGGGTAGATGAGCGTCTGATCGTCACCGTCGATGATAGTGGCACCGGTATTTCCGACGCTGATCTGCGGTCCGATAGCGGCATCAGCAACATCAAGACGCGCGCAGACCTGATATCGGCTACGGTAAACTTCGAGCGATTGACCAATCCCAAGGGTACGCGCGTCGCGATCAGTGTGCCCCTGACCGCAGGCGAGACGCTGCTGACGTGA
- a CDS encoding cytochrome P450, translated as MTTWVPDDDGHADLGDHDSFANGAPYNTFARLRREAPCHWSEFTHGAGYWSITRHADIDRMIRDTQTFSSARGIRMEDQSYEEYLARRTFQEVDGAEHRKVRMKVTRAFSPRVVAGFEPQIRELCGPILDRALAMGTFDATYEIARELPMRMLGQILGLPDEDLPWLVEKGDALMANSDPDFTDHVVDRLDTDAYRLMPFNSPAGAELYEYAREMMDKKNARGDTDGILHLVLQPDENGETISEAEFRNFFCLLVAAGNDTTRYSIAAGMQALARQEGLLAQMQSGEVWDTAPDEIVRWASPATYFRRTAMRDVEVHGKQIREGDKVLYWFISANRDEEMFDDPYRLDFTRKPNRQLGWGQGGPHVCLGMHLARLEVRVLFQELTKRIRGIEPAGEAAFVRSNFVNGIKRMPVTVSLQ; from the coding sequence ATGACCACATGGGTTCCTGACGACGACGGGCACGCCGATCTTGGCGATCACGACAGCTTTGCCAACGGGGCGCCTTACAATACATTTGCGCGGCTTCGGCGCGAAGCGCCCTGCCATTGGTCCGAATTTACGCATGGGGCGGGCTATTGGTCGATCACCCGTCACGCGGATATCGACAGGATGATCCGCGACACGCAGACATTTTCGTCGGCCCGTGGCATCCGCATGGAAGACCAGTCATACGAGGAATACCTGGCCCGGCGCACCTTTCAGGAGGTCGACGGTGCCGAGCATCGCAAGGTGAGGATGAAGGTCACACGGGCATTTTCCCCGCGCGTCGTTGCCGGGTTCGAGCCGCAGATCCGCGAGCTGTGTGGCCCCATTCTTGACCGTGCACTGGCGATGGGCACCTTCGATGCAACTTACGAAATCGCGCGTGAATTGCCGATGCGGATGCTTGGTCAGATCCTCGGGCTGCCGGATGAGGATCTGCCGTGGCTGGTCGAGAAGGGTGATGCGCTGATGGCCAATTCAGACCCCGATTTTACCGATCATGTCGTCGACAGGCTTGATACGGATGCCTACCGCCTGATGCCCTTCAATTCCCCTGCGGGGGCGGAATTGTATGAATACGCGCGCGAGATGATGGACAAAAAGAACGCGCGGGGAGATACCGACGGTATTCTTCATCTTGTTCTGCAACCGGACGAAAACGGCGAGACCATCTCAGAGGCCGAATTTCGCAACTTCTTTTGCCTTCTCGTTGCTGCCGGCAATGACACGACACGGTATTCCATTGCCGCAGGCATGCAGGCTCTGGCCCGGCAGGAGGGCTTACTGGCGCAAATGCAAAGCGGTGAGGTCTGGGACACCGCGCCCGACGAGATCGTTCGTTGGGCGTCGCCTGCCACCTATTTCCGCCGCACGGCGATGCGGGATGTCGAGGTCCACGGCAAGCAGATCCGCGAAGGCGACAAGGTGCTCTACTGGTTCATCTCGGCCAACCGCGACGAAGAGATGTTCGACGATCCATATCGGTTGGACTTTACCCGCAAACCCAATCGGCAACTGGGCTGGGGGCAGGGTGGCCCGCATGTCTGCCTTGGCATGCACCTCGCGCGGCTCGAGGTTCGGGTGCTTTTCCAGGAACTCACCAAACGGATCCGCGGCATCGAGCCCGCCGGTGAAGCTGCCTTCGTCCGCTCGAATTTCGTCAATGGCATCAAGCGGATGCCGGTCACAGTCAGCTTACAGTAG
- a CDS encoding response regulator transcription factor, producing the protein MRLLIAEDDKLHRAFLEKVARNTLTEMEVLTMADDGAEAIEEFDAADYDSVVLDLQMPRMTGVEVAKSIWAKKPGTKILFWSNYTEEAYIRGITKIVPSAAVYGYILKSAPAEQLKLALQGVFIAEQCVIDREVRGVQQRAGDRHLGLSEVEYAALVDLCLGLTDKAMAARRNVSLRGAQSRLQHLYQKLGLDKSDIPVGTWGPTYNSRTRAISLALTQGILNADALRKEEEDLRVWTARQQS; encoded by the coding sequence ATGCGCCTTTTGATTGCCGAAGATGACAAGCTGCACCGCGCGTTTCTCGAGAAGGTCGCCCGAAATACGCTGACGGAGATGGAGGTTCTGACGATGGCCGACGACGGCGCGGAGGCCATTGAGGAGTTTGACGCGGCAGACTACGACTCCGTCGTTCTGGATCTTCAGATGCCGCGCATGACAGGTGTGGAAGTCGCCAAGAGCATCTGGGCAAAAAAGCCGGGCACCAAAATCTTGTTTTGGTCGAACTACACCGAAGAAGCGTACATTCGCGGAATCACAAAAATTGTGCCAAGCGCTGCGGTCTACGGGTATATTCTGAAGTCCGCGCCGGCAGAGCAGCTCAAGCTCGCCCTGCAGGGGGTCTTCATCGCCGAGCAATGCGTGATTGACCGCGAAGTGCGCGGGGTGCAGCAACGGGCCGGGGACCGGCATCTTGGGCTGAGTGAGGTAGAATACGCGGCGCTGGTTGATCTCTGCCTTGGTCTGACCGACAAGGCGATGGCGGCCCGCCGCAACGTTTCTTTGCGCGGCGCGCAAAGCCGACTGCAGCATCTGTATCAGAAGCTCGGGCTCGACAAGAGCGACATCCCGGTCGGCACCTGGGGCCCGACGTATAACTCGCGAACGCGCGCGATTTCTCTGGCATTGACGCAAGGTATCCTGAATGCCGACGCGCTGCGCAAGGAAGAAGAAGATCTGCGCGTCTGGACAGCACGTCAGCAAAGCTAG